A region of the Pseudomonas sp. A34-9 genome:
CGACGCATGATCAGGCCCAGCGGGGCAACGGTCCGGGCGTCCTCGATTGGTTGCAGGCGCAGGTGATCGGTGAGTTTTTCCAGGCCACCGTCCAGCGGCATGATCGCGCAGCAAAAACCGCCGTGCACAGCTTGTAACAATTGATGCACGGCGTCGGTTTGCAGCAACGCTTGCGGGGTCAGGCCACGGCTGTGGAAGTTATGGTCGATGGACTGGCGAAAATGCATGCCGCTGGTGAGCATGCCCAACGGCAGTTCGATCAGCGATTGCCAGCTCAATGGGGCCTCGCCGAAGGTGAAGGTGCGCTGGTCGTAGAGCAGGCCCATGCGGGTTTCGTTGAAGGTCAGTGATTCGAAGCGTTCGTGGTCCAGACGATCAAGATAGGACACGCCGAGGTCTATGCGGTTGTTTGCCAGGTGTTCGAGGATCTGTTCGGAACTCAGCGCCGACATTTCGAAACGCAGATCCGGGTGTGCGGCATGCAGGCGTTGCATCAACGGCAGCGGATCGAAACTCGACAACGGCACCACGCCCAGTCGCAGCGTGCCGATCAGGTTGCCACGACACGCTGCCGCTTCCGCGTGCAAACCGTCATAGGCCGCCATCACCGAACGTGCCCAGGCCAGCACGCGCTCGCCCGGTGCGGTGAAGCCTTCGAAGCGCTGCCCTCGGTTGACCAGTGGCAGGTCGAGTTCTTCTTCGAGGCTGCGCAGACGCATCGACAGGGTGGGCTGGGTGATGTGGCAGCGCGCGGCGGCCTGGCCGAAGTGGC
Encoded here:
- a CDS encoding LysR family transcriptional regulator — protein: MDIKQLKFLIALDETRHFGQAAARCHITQPTLSMRLRSLEEELDLPLVNRGQRFEGFTAPGERVLAWARSVMAAYDGLHAEAAACRGNLIGTLRLGVVPLSSFDPLPLMQRLHAAHPDLRFEMSALSSEQILEHLANNRIDLGVSYLDRLDHERFESLTFNETRMGLLYDQRTFTFGEAPLSWQSLIELPLGMLTSGMHFRQSIDHNFHSRGLTPQALLQTDAVHQLLQAVHGGFCCAIMPLDGGLEKLTDHLRLQPIEDARTVAPLGLIMRRGAPRSALAEACFSLYRESPTAS